The Devosia sp. MC521 genome has a segment encoding these proteins:
- a CDS encoding flagellar biosynthetic protein FliO, with protein MQFITSLFGGSGNTVVTAVLALAIVLVLILLVSWLLKFISNASGKAVRGRNKRLAVIDTLNVDQKRQLLIVRRDDVEHLILIGGTQDIVVEAGFSAPEHPVAVPSRRGLSPSAGRRMTPPAQPTASPDVAQTDSPEPLVTAAPGTVLEQLQRAGHPSDKKGHVSLRHTGLLRPLRKGDEDSTSQTSDYSTVKAVDSDKEGADTDLGGNASLDNDTKKDANRS; from the coding sequence TTGCAGTTTATCACCAGCCTCTTCGGAGGCAGCGGCAATACGGTGGTTACCGCCGTGCTCGCGCTTGCCATCGTCCTCGTCCTTATTCTGCTGGTAAGCTGGCTACTCAAGTTCATCAGCAATGCATCAGGCAAAGCAGTACGCGGTCGCAACAAGCGACTCGCCGTCATCGACACGTTAAATGTTGATCAGAAAAGACAATTGCTCATTGTGCGCCGTGACGATGTCGAGCATCTCATCCTCATTGGTGGCACCCAGGACATCGTCGTAGAAGCGGGTTTTTCGGCGCCTGAACACCCAGTCGCGGTCCCTTCGCGACGCGGCTTGTCACCTTCAGCCGGGCGCCGAATGACACCCCCTGCCCAACCAACAGCATCGCCGGATGTCGCACAGACCGATTCTCCGGAGCCTCTAGTGACGGCCGCGCCAGGTACTGTACTTGAGCAGTTGCAACGTGCAGGTCACCCATCGGACAAGAAGGGTCATGTGTCGCTGCGCCACACCGGTCTTTTGCGCCCTCTCCGCAAGGGAGACGAAGATTCCACGTCGCAAACCTCGGATTATTCGACCGTTAAGGCTGTCGACTCAGATAAAGAAGGCGCTGACACCGATTTGGGCGGGAATGCGTCGCTTGATAATGACACTAAAAAAGATGCAAATCGCAGCTAA
- the fliP gene encoding flagellar type III secretion system pore protein FliP (The bacterial flagellar biogenesis protein FliP forms a type III secretion system (T3SS)-type pore required for flagellar assembly.) → MTLKKMQIAAKPARSWGWKIWLPVIFAGSFLVAATSTGYAQDVSIDFGDETTLTERAVQLIGMITLLSLAPSILVMVTSFTRIVVVLSLLRTAIGLQTAPPNSVMISLALFLTLFIMQPTLQQSYDQGIAPLMAGEIEVAEAFERSAAPLHEFMRFNVRDKDLSLFYDLTSAEVPETVEEIPLHLLVPAFMISELRRAFEIGFLLFLPFVIIDMVVASVLMSMGMMMLPPVTISLPFKLIFFVLVDGWYLVAGSLVRSFGT, encoded by the coding sequence ATGACACTAAAAAAGATGCAAATCGCAGCTAAACCAGCACGCAGCTGGGGATGGAAAATCTGGCTGCCAGTGATCTTCGCTGGCAGCTTTTTAGTTGCCGCGACATCCACAGGCTACGCTCAAGACGTCTCGATAGACTTCGGGGACGAAACGACCCTCACGGAACGCGCTGTGCAGCTGATCGGCATGATCACACTGCTATCGCTAGCGCCCTCGATCCTCGTCATGGTGACGAGTTTCACGCGCATCGTTGTGGTACTTTCCCTTCTCCGCACAGCCATTGGCCTACAGACTGCGCCGCCGAACTCAGTGATGATCTCGCTGGCGCTCTTCTTGACACTTTTCATCATGCAACCGACGCTGCAGCAGTCTTACGACCAGGGCATAGCGCCACTGATGGCCGGTGAAATCGAGGTCGCCGAGGCCTTCGAGAGAAGTGCAGCACCGCTCCACGAGTTCATGCGCTTCAACGTGCGCGACAAAGACCTCTCTCTATTTTACGACCTAACGTCAGCCGAAGTCCCTGAAACCGTAGAAGAAATTCCTCTGCATCTGCTCGTGCCAGCGTTTATGATTTCTGAGTTGCGGCGGGCATTTGAAATCGGCTTCCTACTCTTCCTGCCCTTCGTCATCATCGACATGGTGGTCGCTTCAGTTCTGATGAGCATGGGTATGATGATGTTGCCGCCGGTAACGATCTCACTCCCCTTCAAACTCATTTTCTTCGTACTGGTCGACGGCTGGTATCTCGTTGCCGGGTCACTTGTTCGAAGTTTTGGCACGTAG
- the araD1 gene encoding AraD1 family protein codes for MHLIQYLDDNNTRAVGVTLEGVTKRLNEITSVYALAQKAFSTAGGIPAVVKSVGLGETVDKAQLYAAGRLLSPIDHPDAAHLHVTGTGLTHLGSAATRDAMHKANGSKPVEELTDSMKMFRMGLENGKPKDGERGVQPEWFYKGNGNIVARPGQPIPSPSFTLDAGEEPEMAGIYVIDADGNPRRIGFAVANEFSDHVTERINYLYLAHSKLRWCSFGPEIRVGDLPKHVEGTSRILRNGEVLWQKPFLSGEDNMSHTIANLEYHHFKYDLFCQPGDVHVHMFGTATLSFADGISTQPGDVFEIEETQFGLPLRNGVAIDADKDVKVLGLY; via the coding sequence ATGCATCTCATACAATATTTGGACGACAACAACACGCGTGCTGTGGGCGTAACGCTCGAAGGCGTCACCAAACGCCTCAACGAGATCACGAGCGTCTACGCCTTGGCGCAGAAGGCTTTTTCCACCGCAGGCGGCATCCCTGCAGTGGTGAAATCTGTGGGTCTTGGTGAGACCGTCGACAAGGCACAGCTCTACGCCGCAGGACGCTTGCTTTCGCCCATTGACCACCCCGATGCCGCCCATTTGCACGTTACCGGAACGGGCCTAACCCACCTTGGTTCGGCAGCAACCCGCGACGCTATGCACAAGGCAAATGGTTCAAAGCCTGTCGAAGAGCTGACCGACAGCATGAAAATGTTCCGTATGGGACTTGAGAACGGCAAACCGAAAGACGGTGAGCGTGGCGTCCAGCCAGAGTGGTTCTACAAGGGCAATGGCAATATCGTTGCGAGGCCCGGCCAGCCAATCCCGTCCCCAAGCTTTACCCTCGACGCTGGTGAAGAGCCGGAGATGGCCGGCATTTACGTGATCGATGCGGATGGCAATCCGCGCCGCATCGGCTTTGCTGTGGCCAATGAGTTTTCTGACCATGTCACCGAGCGCATCAACTATTTGTACCTCGCACATTCGAAACTGCGCTGGTGTTCATTTGGCCCTGAAATCCGTGTCGGTGATTTACCGAAGCACGTGGAGGGCACCTCGCGCATCCTGCGTAATGGCGAAGTTCTCTGGCAAAAACCGTTCCTCTCCGGCGAGGACAACATGAGCCACACCATAGCCAATCTCGAATACCACCACTTCAAATACGATCTGTTCTGCCAGCCAGGAGATGTGCATGTGCATATGTTCGGGACAGCAACACTGAGCTTTGCTGATGGGATTTCGACTCAACCCGGCGACGTCTTCGAAATCGAAGAGACCCAGTTCGGTCTACCGCTCCGCAATGGCGTTGCGATCGATGCCGACAAGGACGTGAAAGTTTTGGGGCTCTACTGA
- a CDS encoding cell cycle histidine kinase CckA, translated as MARTPLGEHSYPEPVLDAARGGTGLWRVILLGAALIAAAVVFSLFGERISPEIVMSFVGLLAVAGVFFLFGLAANLFRFASTEERRTVNHALVDSMPFGVLIADRDGKISYVNHHYGSFPGGVTNGVPVGVPRLFAGYADASEAVYRLSRAAKEGRNAIEDIRIPGGLGGSQAEANRVFWYRVAVRPLPASDETTKPLVTWSVEDITRDRENNETAFRDLQRAIDYLDHSPSGFFSADAQGRIQYLNSTLADWLGYDLAEFNVGQLALSDIVRGDGASLLMRGRGDGEIRTEIIDIDFVRRNGTTLPVRLLHRAARLADGELGETRTLVLDRSSAPDNEEALRAAEVRFSRFFNDTPFAIATLDGEGRIVRTNAPFSRIFQWSGEAQSLELHPVVDLVDGSSRDKLVKAIADAMSGRSAVEPVDATLNMEGDHAVRLYISASELSAGSPEQVNVYALDMTDQRKLEAQFAQSQKMQAIGQLAGGIAHDFNNLLTAIIGFSDLLLLKHKLGDPSFNELMQIKQNANRAAGLTRQLLAFSRRQTLRPQVLELPLIVDDLTVLLKRMIGEKNQLAVDHGRDIWPVRADVVQLEQVIINLVVNARDAMPNGGSITIRTSNVGEIDVVSMRHEGMPAADYVLIEVEDTGTGMSPEILQKIFDPFFTTKELGKGTGLGLSTVYGIVKQTEGFIYPVSTVGVGTTFKIFLPRHVPTIEEVQKAAIAAAVPAKDLTGHERILLVEDEESVRAFSARALRATGYEVLEADSGEEAIWVLEDHNYEVDLIISDVVMPEMDGPTMLKSIRGKIKNLKIIFVSGYAEESVRRDIEDDQSVDFLPKPYSLDDINSKVKEVLQRQDKPN; from the coding sequence ATGGCAAGGACGCCGCTCGGCGAGCATAGCTATCCCGAACCCGTCCTCGACGCTGCGCGTGGCGGAACGGGATTGTGGCGCGTTATACTACTCGGCGCGGCGCTGATTGCGGCGGCGGTTGTGTTTTCTCTCTTCGGGGAACGCATATCGCCCGAGATTGTGATGAGTTTCGTTGGGCTGCTAGCTGTAGCGGGTGTGTTTTTCCTGTTCGGGCTTGCGGCCAATCTCTTCCGCTTCGCCTCAACCGAAGAACGCCGTACCGTCAATCATGCTCTGGTCGATAGCATGCCCTTTGGCGTGCTGATTGCTGACCGTGATGGCAAGATTTCATATGTGAACCACCATTATGGTAGTTTCCCCGGCGGCGTCACCAATGGTGTCCCTGTTGGCGTACCGCGCCTTTTTGCGGGTTATGCCGATGCGAGCGAGGCGGTTTACCGACTGTCGCGCGCTGCCAAGGAAGGCCGAAATGCCATCGAAGACATTCGAATTCCGGGTGGCCTCGGTGGTTCTCAGGCTGAAGCCAATCGTGTTTTCTGGTATCGTGTCGCAGTGCGTCCGCTCCCTGCTAGTGACGAAACGACCAAGCCTTTAGTCACTTGGTCGGTAGAAGACATTACGCGTGATCGCGAAAACAACGAGACGGCGTTCCGCGATCTGCAGCGCGCCATTGACTATCTTGATCACTCGCCTTCCGGTTTCTTCTCTGCCGATGCCCAAGGCCGCATCCAGTATCTCAACTCGACGTTGGCGGATTGGCTGGGCTATGATTTGGCCGAGTTTAATGTCGGCCAGTTGGCGCTATCGGACATTGTCCGTGGAGACGGTGCGTCGCTGCTGATGCGTGGTCGTGGCGATGGCGAAATTCGCACGGAGATCATCGACATTGATTTCGTGCGCCGCAATGGCACGACATTGCCGGTGCGTCTGTTGCACCGTGCTGCGCGCTTGGCCGATGGCGAACTCGGGGAAACCCGCACGTTGGTGCTCGATCGCTCCAGTGCTCCAGACAATGAAGAAGCGCTACGCGCCGCTGAAGTGCGCTTCTCGCGCTTCTTCAACGATACGCCATTTGCGATTGCGACCCTTGATGGGGAAGGGCGGATTGTCCGCACCAATGCACCATTCAGCCGTATCTTCCAGTGGTCGGGGGAGGCGCAAAGTCTGGAACTGCATCCGGTCGTGGACTTAGTCGATGGCTCCAGCCGCGACAAGCTGGTGAAGGCCATTGCCGACGCTATGTCGGGGCGGTCGGCCGTCGAGCCTGTAGATGCGACGCTCAATATGGAAGGCGATCACGCGGTTCGCCTTTATATCTCCGCTTCGGAACTCAGTGCTGGTTCGCCTGAACAGGTGAACGTCTACGCGCTTGATATGACGGACCAGCGCAAGCTCGAAGCGCAGTTTGCGCAAAGCCAGAAGATGCAGGCGATTGGTCAGTTGGCAGGCGGCATTGCCCACGATTTTAACAATCTCCTCACCGCTATTATTGGCTTCTCCGATCTGCTCTTGCTCAAGCACAAGTTGGGCGATCCATCCTTTAATGAGCTGATGCAGATCAAGCAGAACGCTAATCGCGCGGCCGGTCTTACCCGGCAGCTCTTGGCTTTCTCGCGCCGCCAGACATTACGGCCGCAGGTGCTTGAATTGCCGCTGATCGTTGATGATTTGACGGTGCTGTTGAAGCGCATGATTGGCGAAAAGAACCAGCTGGCCGTCGATCATGGCCGTGATATTTGGCCGGTTCGCGCTGACGTGGTGCAGCTAGAGCAGGTTATTATCAATCTCGTTGTTAACGCCCGTGACGCTATGCCAAATGGCGGCTCGATCACAATTCGCACCAGCAATGTGGGCGAGATCGACGTTGTTTCCATGCGCCACGAAGGCATGCCGGCAGCCGATTACGTGCTCATCGAGGTGGAAGATACCGGTACCGGTATGAGCCCGGAAATCCTGCAGAAGATTTTCGATCCTTTCTTCACCACCAAGGAACTAGGCAAAGGCACCGGGCTTGGTCTGTCGACCGTTTATGGCATCGTCAAACAGACCGAAGGCTTTATCTATCCGGTTTCGACCGTCGGCGTGGGCACGACTTTCAAGATCTTCTTGCCGCGTCATGTACCGACGATTGAAGAAGTGCAGAAGGCAGCTATTGCGGCCGCCGTGCCAGCCAAGGACCTAACCGGTCACGAGCGTATTCTGCTCGTGGAAGACGAGGAAAGCGTCCGTGCCTTCTCCGCTCGCGCGCTGCGGGCGACCGGCTATGAAGTGCTCGAAGCCGATAGCGGGGAAGAGGCGATCTGGGTGCTCGAAGATCACAATTATGAGGTCGATCTGATCATCTCTGATGTGGTGATGCCGGAAATGGACGGTCCGACCATGCTCAAATCGATCCGTGGTAAGATCAAGAATCTCAAGATCATCTTCGTATCTGGCTATGCTGAGGAAAGCGTACGACGCGACATTGAGGACGATCAGAGTGTCGACTTCCTGCCAAAGCCTTATTCGCTCGACGACATCAATTCCAAGGTCAAGGAAGTGCTGCAGCGCCAGGACAAGCCGAATTGA
- the recA gene encoding recombinase RecA, with protein sequence MAASSLRVVEGGSMDKDKALAAALSQIERNFGKGSIMRLGENQAIEVEAISTGSLGLDIALGIGGLPKGRIVEIFGPESSGKTTLALHVIAEAQRKGGICAFVDAEHALDPVYARKLGVNIDDLLISQPDTGEQALEITDTLVRSGAIDVLVIDSVAALTPRAELEGEMGDSLPGQQARLMSQAMRKLTSSISKSKCLVIFINQIRMKIGVMYGSPETTTGGNALKFYASVRLDIRRIGALKDREEIVGNQTRVKVVKNKLAPPFRQVEFDIMYGEGISKTGELLDLGVKSGIVDKAGAWFSWESQRLGQGRENARQFLKDNPEVANTIEQGVRESSGLLGEVLLVAAGEDDAGSED encoded by the coding sequence ATGGCAGCTTCGTCGCTTCGCGTTGTTGAAGGTGGATCTATGGACAAGGACAAGGCTCTTGCGGCCGCGCTGAGCCAAATCGAACGTAATTTCGGTAAAGGCTCAATCATGCGCTTGGGTGAAAACCAGGCGATTGAAGTTGAAGCTATTTCAACCGGTTCGCTGGGTCTCGACATCGCGCTGGGCATTGGTGGTCTGCCAAAGGGCCGTATTGTCGAGATTTTTGGTCCGGAAAGCTCCGGTAAGACTACATTGGCGCTGCATGTTATCGCGGAGGCCCAGCGTAAGGGCGGCATCTGCGCGTTTGTGGACGCCGAGCACGCACTTGATCCGGTCTACGCTCGTAAGCTTGGCGTGAATATCGACGACCTGTTGATTTCGCAGCCGGATACTGGCGAGCAGGCGCTTGAAATCACGGACACCTTGGTGCGCTCGGGCGCGATCGACGTGCTCGTCATCGACTCGGTTGCGGCTCTCACCCCTCGCGCTGAACTTGAGGGCGAAATGGGCGATAGCCTGCCGGGCCAGCAGGCGCGTCTGATGAGCCAGGCCATGCGTAAGCTGACCTCGTCGATTTCGAAGTCGAAGTGTCTGGTTATCTTCATCAACCAGATCCGTATGAAGATCGGTGTGATGTATGGTTCGCCAGAAACCACCACTGGTGGTAACGCGCTGAAGTTCTATGCGTCGGTTCGCTTGGACATCCGTCGTATCGGTGCTCTCAAAGATCGCGAAGAGATCGTTGGTAACCAGACCCGCGTCAAGGTGGTCAAGAACAAGCTTGCTCCGCCGTTCCGTCAGGTCGAATTCGACATCATGTATGGCGAAGGCATTTCCAAAACTGGTGAATTGCTCGATCTGGGTGTGAAGTCTGGTATCGTCGATAAGGCGGGCGCTTGGTTCTCTTGGGAAAGTCAGCGTCTGGGGCAGGGGCGTGAAAATGCCCGACAGTTCCTCAAGGATAATCCAGAAGTCGCCAACACCATCGAACAGGGTGTGCGCGAAAGCTCCGGCCTCCTCGGTGAAGTGCTCTTGGTGGCGGCCGGCGAAGACGACGCAGGTAGCGAAGACTAA
- the flgB gene encoding flagellar basal body rod protein FlgB produces MGLMDMPVFSALTDKMRWHQSRQGLLAENVANAETPGYRGRDLAQYDFAKRAKQMSSASISTIATQPMHIVASSEGGQFAAQRMANFEVTPEGNGITLEDEMMKVTTNMMDYQAATSLYQKSVRILRVALGKNV; encoded by the coding sequence ATGGGACTGATGGACATGCCGGTGTTTTCAGCACTGACCGATAAAATGCGTTGGCATCAAAGCCGACAAGGATTGCTCGCAGAGAACGTCGCGAATGCCGAAACACCCGGTTATCGCGGTCGAGATCTTGCGCAGTATGACTTTGCTAAAAGAGCAAAGCAAATGAGTTCAGCTTCGATCTCCACGATCGCAACCCAGCCTATGCACATCGTTGCATCTTCAGAAGGCGGTCAGTTCGCAGCCCAGCGAATGGCAAACTTCGAAGTCACACCCGAGGGCAATGGGATCACGCTCGAGGATGAGATGATGAAAGTAACAACCAACATGATGGACTACCAAGCGGCGACGTCGCTGTATCAGAAGTCGGTCCGTATCCTGCGCGTGGCGCTGGGTAAGAACGTTTGA
- the flgC gene encoding flagellar basal body rod protein FlgC, which translates to MDFNSSLKIAATGLHAQTARMRVIAENIANADSAGKAPGEDPYRRRIPTFHASFDAEVGGRIVEVGRLALDQSDFIPRYEPSHPAADESGYVQYPNVNSIIETADMRQAQRSYEANLNVVTVTRQMLGRTLDILGG; encoded by the coding sequence ATGGATTTTAATTCATCACTCAAGATCGCCGCTACTGGACTGCATGCTCAGACAGCGCGCATGCGCGTCATAGCAGAGAATATCGCCAATGCGGACTCGGCTGGCAAAGCGCCGGGTGAGGACCCCTATCGTCGGCGGATCCCAACATTCCACGCTAGCTTTGATGCTGAAGTGGGCGGACGCATCGTCGAGGTTGGCCGGTTGGCGTTGGACCAATCCGACTTCATTCCACGCTACGAGCCAAGTCACCCTGCTGCAGATGAGAGTGGCTACGTTCAGTATCCAAACGTGAACAGCATTATTGAGACCGCGGACATGAGGCAGGCGCAGCGTAGCTACGAAGCCAATCTCAACGTTGTCACGGTCACACGTCAGATGCTCGGGCGCACCCTCGACATTCTTGGCGGTTAA
- the flhB gene encoding flagellar biosynthesis protein FlhB: MSDEDKDSKTEDPSQKKLDDAHKKGDVAKSQEVTSWFMLIGITGVFASVSPWVASELNTSLSLVLMNVDQIDISAAGFSDFISRLVYSVLGVMLIPLIILFACGVLANLVQHKPVWSAQPITPKLSKISPLAGAKRLFSSEALVNFGKGLLKIIIVGAVVVAVCWPERDRLDTMMTADPLVMLLDFQELGVKILGAVLIVVTIIAGADYFYVRQKWWKRQMMSVQETREEYKQQEGDPHVKGRLRQLRQERSRKRMMAQVPNSTVVIANPTHFAVALKYDAKMAAPICVAKGVDAVALRIRALAEDRDVPVVENPPLARALYATVDLDETIPIEHFKAVAEVIGFVMGLKNRRGGWRPTR, translated from the coding sequence ATGTCAGACGAGGATAAAGACTCCAAAACCGAAGACCCCTCCCAGAAAAAGCTCGATGACGCACACAAAAAGGGTGATGTCGCGAAAAGTCAGGAGGTCACCTCCTGGTTTATGCTCATAGGCATCACCGGCGTCTTCGCCTCGGTCTCGCCTTGGGTTGCCAGCGAGCTCAACACGTCACTCAGTCTTGTCCTGATGAACGTTGATCAGATCGACATCAGTGCCGCTGGCTTTTCTGATTTCATCAGTCGCTTAGTTTATTCTGTCCTCGGGGTCATGTTGATCCCGCTTATAATTCTGTTTGCCTGCGGCGTGCTGGCGAATTTGGTACAACACAAGCCGGTTTGGTCCGCGCAGCCCATCACGCCCAAGCTATCCAAAATTTCTCCATTAGCAGGGGCAAAGCGCCTGTTCTCTTCTGAAGCTCTGGTGAACTTCGGCAAGGGGCTCCTTAAAATCATCATTGTTGGCGCCGTCGTGGTGGCAGTGTGTTGGCCGGAACGCGACCGACTGGACACGATGATGACCGCTGATCCGCTCGTTATGCTCTTGGATTTTCAAGAACTCGGCGTGAAAATCCTCGGCGCAGTTCTGATTGTCGTGACGATTATCGCTGGTGCGGACTACTTCTACGTGCGTCAGAAGTGGTGGAAGCGTCAGATGATGTCCGTTCAGGAAACGCGCGAAGAGTATAAGCAGCAGGAAGGCGATCCGCATGTGAAGGGACGCCTGCGTCAGCTGCGGCAAGAACGGTCTCGTAAGCGCATGATGGCGCAGGTCCCTAATTCTACCGTGGTTATCGCAAACCCTACGCACTTTGCGGTGGCGCTAAAATACGATGCTAAGATGGCTGCGCCAATTTGCGTCGCCAAGGGCGTTGATGCCGTTGCTCTGCGCATTCGTGCCTTGGCCGAAGATAGGGACGTGCCTGTGGTTGAAAACCCACCCCTCGCTCGCGCGCTCTATGCCACTGTGGATCTTGATGAAACCATTCCAATCGAGCACTTCAAGGCTGTTGCTGAAGTCATCGGTTTCGTGATGGGGCTGAAAAATCGGCGTGGAGGTTGGCGTCCGACGCGGTAG
- the fliQ gene encoding flagellar biosynthesis protein FliQ — translation MSGAETLDIAQQAIWALLIVSLPLMLVGLAVGVVIALFQALTQIQEQTLVFVPKVVAMFLTMLLILPFMGATMSGFMDKVVDMIIVGF, via the coding sequence ATGTCTGGCGCAGAAACACTCGATATTGCTCAACAAGCGATTTGGGCTTTGCTCATCGTATCGCTACCATTGATGCTTGTTGGCCTTGCCGTCGGTGTTGTCATCGCGCTTTTCCAGGCGCTAACGCAAATCCAAGAACAAACGCTCGTCTTCGTGCCGAAGGTGGTGGCGATGTTCCTTACCATGTTGCTGATCCTGCCCTTTATGGGGGCGACCATGTCGGGCTTTATGGATAAAGTCGTCGACATGATTATCGTCGGGTTCTGA
- the fliR gene encoding flagellar biosynthetic protein FliR: MTVSLNWLPDVAFAFMVLFARIGALLMLMPALGEKTIPMRLRLCFALAFTFVVFPLLSPLIPAMPTDLGAVVGLLLHELAIGLIIGGIIRITTMATLVAGTIVAFQTGLSGALGADPGQAGAQSAVFANFLSFLGLALIFSTDLHHLALAAIYDSYGVFSISAPMMFEDFMQLALQTVASAFAVGVQMAAPFIVFGLVFNLGSGILARLMPALQVYFVLMPANILVGILLLFLLLSMMMGWYLTAFEEHLTMWRG, encoded by the coding sequence GTGACGGTCAGCCTAAATTGGCTGCCAGATGTGGCCTTTGCGTTCATGGTCTTGTTCGCACGCATCGGTGCGTTGCTGATGCTGATGCCTGCCCTCGGAGAGAAGACTATCCCGATGCGGCTTCGCTTGTGCTTTGCGCTAGCGTTCACGTTTGTGGTTTTTCCCCTTCTTAGTCCCCTCATTCCCGCTATGCCGACTGACTTAGGCGCTGTCGTCGGCCTGTTGCTGCATGAACTGGCTATTGGGCTGATCATCGGCGGGATTATTCGCATCACGACAATGGCAACCCTAGTGGCGGGGACCATTGTGGCGTTCCAAACGGGTCTATCGGGTGCGCTCGGAGCTGACCCCGGCCAAGCTGGTGCGCAAAGCGCCGTGTTTGCGAATTTTCTGTCTTTTTTGGGTTTGGCGCTCATCTTTTCGACAGACCTGCATCATCTTGCTCTTGCCGCGATTTATGACAGCTACGGCGTCTTCTCCATATCTGCCCCGATGATGTTTGAAGACTTTATGCAGCTTGCCCTGCAAACCGTGGCGAGTGCTTTCGCAGTGGGCGTACAGATGGCAGCGCCGTTCATCGTTTTCGGCCTGGTCTTTAACCTTGGCTCGGGCATCCTCGCGCGTCTCATGCCTGCGTTGCAGGTGTATTTCGTGCTTATGCCTGCCAATATCTTGGTCGGCATCCTGCTCCTCTTCCTTCTCCTCTCGATGATGATGGGCTGGTATCTCACCGCCTTCGAAGAGCATCTGACGATGTGGCGAGGCTAA
- a CDS encoding flagellar hook-basal body complex protein FliE: MALTTPLNAATSAYTNASRLVTMQPLPMTDLQANLGPSNDFASMLASNVQSVLDKGQTSDALAIDMVNGKANVIDMVTALSETEMAIESMVTLRDRVISAYEEIMRMSI; encoded by the coding sequence ATGGCACTTACTACCCCACTAAATGCCGCAACTAGCGCTTATACCAACGCTAGCCGTCTCGTTACTATGCAGCCGCTGCCGATGACCGATCTGCAGGCGAACCTCGGTCCGAGCAACGACTTTGCGTCCATGCTGGCGAGCAATGTTCAGAGCGTGCTCGACAAAGGTCAGACTTCGGATGCACTGGCCATTGATATGGTCAATGGCAAGGCGAATGTCATCGATATGGTGACTGCGCTTTCTGAAACCGAAATGGCTATTGAAAGCATGGTCACCCTTCGGGATCGTGTGATTTCCGCCTACGAAGAAATCATGCGGATGTCGATTTAA